Proteins from one Niallia circulans genomic window:
- a CDS encoding TetR/AcrR family transcriptional regulator C-terminal domain-containing protein → MKKQQPQISEESILTASWELLGEDGIEKLSMRKLANRLGIQAPSLYWYFKSKQNLYQRLANTVSKVILEEFHCDGDWKEQLTELAITTRSVLSRYPCSTQLMMMTLPHEPDIIRFTNRMLLCVESTPLEQEQKMQVVTTLVNYVFYFVLDDYQHERNVSAMLKEQETLPGDELIRLLDTMSEQDAGLFKRMFTGGLFEMMGTDAAFDFGLKVIILGIEQVILEQQK, encoded by the coding sequence ATGAAAAAACAACAGCCGCAGATTTCAGAAGAGAGCATTTTAACTGCCTCGTGGGAGCTTCTTGGCGAGGATGGCATCGAAAAATTAAGTATGAGAAAATTGGCCAATAGACTTGGCATACAGGCCCCTTCTTTGTATTGGTATTTCAAAAGCAAACAAAATCTCTACCAGCGTCTAGCAAACACTGTATCCAAAGTAATTCTGGAGGAGTTTCACTGTGATGGAGACTGGAAAGAGCAACTGACCGAGCTTGCGATAACAACAAGAAGCGTACTCAGCCGCTATCCATGCTCAACCCAGCTCATGATGATGACACTTCCTCACGAACCAGACATTATCCGCTTCACTAACCGCATGCTGCTTTGCGTGGAGTCGACACCACTTGAGCAAGAACAGAAAATGCAGGTCGTGACAACACTTGTAAACTATGTTTTCTACTTCGTACTTGACGACTATCAGCATGAGCGCAATGTCTCCGCTATGCTTAAGGAACAGGAAACACTCCCAGGTGATGAGTTAATACGCCTTCTCGACACGATGAGTGAACAAGATGCAGGATTGTTCAAAAGAATGTTCACAGGCGGTCTGTTCGAAATGATGGGAACAGACGCAGCCTTTGATTTTGGATTGAAGGTAATCATTTTGGGAATTGAGCAAGTGATACTTGAACAGCAAAAGTAA
- a CDS encoding DUF6054 family protein yields the protein MQKPIEFKTSVSPFEAADIILNSPNIMDDLIYWENHIVGDEGKQTCTFIFERYYFRTSGRATLTAILENFDGENKVRCITSGSAESIINIDFGASKNFVGWLKDILAEYIVKEAEL from the coding sequence ATGCAAAAACCGATAGAATTTAAAACATCCGTATCACCATTTGAAGCAGCTGATATTATTCTTAATTCCCCAAATATAATGGACGATTTAATATATTGGGAAAATCATATAGTTGGAGACGAAGGAAAACAAACATGTACATTTATTTTTGAAAGATATTATTTTCGTACATCTGGAAGGGCAACACTAACAGCTATCTTAGAAAATTTCGATGGAGAAAATAAGGTGAGATGTATTACTTCAGGAAGTGCTGAGAGTATTATCAACATTGATTTTGGAGCAAGTAAAAATTTTGTTGGTTGGTTAAAGGATATATTGGCTGAGTATATTGTAAAGGAAGCAGAACTGTAA
- a CDS encoding MATE family efflux transporter gives METENLYYFEKAPVAKAVAHFAVPMMIGSSMNVIYSILNAYFLGTLHNTAMLTALALTLPLFAIIMALGNLVGMGSGTFISRLLGEKKYNDVKHVSSFAFYSSLVLGLIVMLIGLPLIDPIVHGLGAMSDSFGFTKEYVTVMLIGSPFVILFFTLENIVRSEGSAITSMIGMILSVVLNIILDALVIFVFHWDVIGVAAATIISNIAASLYYAYHMGTKSQFLTISLKWFKASKEILSNVLKIGVPIFIMSIFLGAMSLIFNHFLVDYGEHAVAAYGISSRLLQFPEFIVMGLCEGVVPLIAFAFTANKLRMKTTISFTIKAIVTLAVLFGIIVYFISDHLIGLFTTNAQLIEMGSYILHVTFLSLFITGMTALFTGIFQATAQGTAAFIMSIIQGITLIPVLFIANSMYGFEGVVWSLVVADAVAFLVGAIMLFVLRNKLQPDLASLME, from the coding sequence ATGGAAACAGAAAATCTCTATTATTTTGAAAAAGCACCGGTCGCAAAGGCTGTAGCTCATTTTGCTGTTCCGATGATGATCGGTTCATCCATGAATGTTATTTATTCCATTTTAAATGCCTATTTCCTTGGTACACTTCATAATACGGCGATGTTAACTGCCCTTGCATTAACCTTGCCATTATTCGCCATTATTATGGCGCTTGGCAATTTGGTTGGTATGGGCAGCGGCACATTTATCTCCCGCTTACTCGGCGAGAAAAAGTATAATGACGTTAAGCATGTGTCTTCATTCGCCTTTTACAGCAGTTTAGTTCTTGGACTTATCGTAATGCTTATTGGCCTCCCGTTGATTGATCCAATCGTTCATGGCTTGGGAGCAATGTCAGATTCCTTTGGATTTACAAAGGAATATGTGACAGTTATGCTTATTGGTTCACCATTCGTTATATTGTTTTTCACACTTGAAAATATTGTCCGCTCAGAGGGTTCAGCAATAACATCCATGATTGGCATGATTCTAAGTGTTGTTTTAAATATAATTCTTGATGCTTTAGTAATCTTCGTGTTCCATTGGGACGTGATTGGCGTTGCAGCTGCCACCATTATTTCTAACATTGCTGCAAGTTTGTACTACGCTTATCATATGGGAACAAAAAGCCAATTCTTAACAATCTCTCTTAAATGGTTCAAGGCTTCGAAGGAGATTTTGAGCAATGTATTAAAAATTGGAGTTCCTATCTTTATTATGAGCATCTTTTTAGGTGCCATGTCGCTTATTTTTAACCATTTTCTTGTTGATTATGGAGAACATGCTGTAGCTGCTTACGGAATTTCATCACGATTACTTCAGTTCCCTGAGTTTATAGTGATGGGCTTATGTGAAGGAGTCGTGCCGTTAATTGCCTTTGCATTTACAGCGAATAAATTACGTATGAAGACGACTATTTCATTTACAATAAAAGCAATCGTAACCCTAGCAGTCTTGTTTGGCATCATCGTCTACTTTATTTCTGACCACTTGATTGGATTATTTACAACTAATGCACAACTAATTGAAATGGGCAGCTACATCTTACATGTAACGTTTTTATCCTTGTTCATTACAGGAATGACGGCCTTATTTACTGGGATTTTCCAAGCAACTGCACAAGGAACAGCTGCATTTATTATGTCGATTATTCAAGGGATTACGCTAATTCCTGTATTATTTATTGCAAATTCTATGTACGGCTTTGAAGGGGTAGTCTGGTCGCTTGTGGTTGCAGATGCAGTCGCATTTCTTGTTGGTGCTATTATGCTGTTTGTTTTACGAAACAAACTACAGCCTGATTTGGCCAGTTTGATGGAGTAG
- a CDS encoding NADH:flavin oxidoreductase: MGKNILFHSYKINNTVINNRVGVAPMTRISATEEGYITDKMIKYYRSFAKGGFGLIITEGTYIDDQNSQTYRNQPGIAFEGQAQAWKKVVDAVHAEGGKIFMQLQHTGPLSQGNRFTEKKIAPSAIQPKGEQLTFYLGEGKFTVPREITKAEMNAVKNNFVEAAKRAESVGFDGVELHGANGYLLDSFLTEYTNQRTDEYGGSTENRVRFLVEISREVTKAVGSDFIVGMRISQSKVNDYFYKWSGKKEDANIIFTSLGQSGLDYIHVTEYDALQPAFAEGEETLVSLAKKYSLLPIIANGQLENVENAINMLKSGDADLIALGKGALADHDWVRKVENEVELSVFNPTAVLHPVADIKDFEME; the protein is encoded by the coding sequence ATGGGTAAAAATATCTTATTCCATTCTTATAAAATCAATAATACAGTGATAAATAATCGAGTTGGTGTAGCACCAATGACACGTATTAGTGCTACAGAGGAGGGCTATATAACGGATAAAATGATAAAGTACTATCGTTCATTCGCAAAAGGCGGATTTGGCCTTATTATTACAGAAGGAACATATATTGATGATCAGAATAGTCAGACTTATCGCAATCAACCTGGGATTGCTTTTGAAGGACAAGCACAAGCATGGAAAAAGGTTGTAGATGCTGTCCATGCTGAAGGAGGAAAAATCTTTATGCAATTACAGCATACTGGACCACTTTCACAAGGTAATCGTTTTACCGAGAAAAAAATTGCTCCATCAGCAATCCAGCCTAAAGGAGAACAACTTACATTCTATCTTGGAGAAGGGAAGTTCACTGTTCCAAGAGAAATAACAAAAGCAGAAATGAATGCTGTAAAAAACAATTTTGTAGAAGCTGCTAAACGGGCGGAATCTGTAGGATTTGATGGCGTTGAATTACATGGAGCCAATGGCTATCTATTAGATAGCTTTCTTACAGAGTATACAAATCAACGTACTGATGAATATGGAGGAAGCACTGAAAATCGTGTAAGGTTTCTCGTCGAAATTTCTAGAGAAGTAACAAAAGCAGTAGGCAGTGATTTTATAGTAGGTATGCGAATTTCTCAATCAAAAGTAAATGATTATTTCTATAAGTGGTCAGGAAAAAAGGAAGATGCAAACATTATTTTTACTTCTTTAGGTCAATCAGGGTTAGATTATATTCACGTAACAGAGTATGATGCGCTGCAACCAGCCTTTGCTGAAGGCGAAGAAACATTAGTTTCCTTAGCGAAAAAATATAGTTTGTTGCCAATCATCGCTAATGGACAGTTAGAGAATGTTGAAAATGCTATAAACATGTTAAAAAGTGGAGATGCTGATTTGATAGCACTCGGAAAAGGAGCATTAGCTGACCATGACTGGGTTAGAAAAGTGGAAAATGAAGTAGAGCTGTCAGTATTTAATCCAACAGCTGTGCTGCACCCTGTAGCTGATATTAAGGATTTTGAAATGGAATAA
- a CDS encoding HAD family hydrolase codes for MQKIIFLDIDGTLVNEKGMIPESAKLAVRKARENGHIIYLCTGRSRGEIFDDILSVGFDGLIGGAGCYIEVEKEALFHEKFKKTDAQQILDFFYEKGIDFYLETNTGLFASEKCKQNVFGFIAKLKANNPEFLKEIEKGIMPFYEALIEGEELIREDINKIIFLDSTTPIDSVMKEFEARYTVIPSTVPVFGSNSGEISLLGINKATAIEKVLTRLNITKENAFAYGDSFNDIEMLQFVQHGIAMGNAHEIVKSVADDITETVDENGIYNSFEKYGLLG; via the coding sequence ATGCAAAAAATAATTTTTTTGGATATTGATGGTACGTTAGTCAATGAAAAAGGGATGATACCGGAATCTGCTAAATTAGCCGTGCGAAAAGCGCGAGAGAATGGACATATTATCTATTTATGTACAGGAAGATCAAGAGGAGAAATATTTGATGACATATTAAGTGTTGGCTTCGATGGATTAATTGGCGGCGCAGGTTGTTATATTGAAGTAGAAAAAGAAGCATTATTCCATGAGAAATTTAAGAAAACAGACGCCCAGCAAATTTTAGATTTCTTCTATGAAAAGGGAATAGACTTTTATTTAGAAACAAATACTGGATTGTTTGCCAGTGAAAAATGCAAACAAAATGTCTTTGGTTTTATTGCTAAGTTGAAAGCTAATAACCCAGAATTTCTTAAGGAAATAGAAAAGGGAATAATGCCATTTTATGAAGCATTAATTGAAGGGGAGGAGTTAATAAGGGAGGATATTAATAAAATTATCTTCCTTGATTCAACAACCCCAATTGATTCCGTGATGAAAGAGTTTGAAGCAAGGTATACAGTTATTCCAAGCACTGTCCCTGTCTTTGGCAGTAACAGCGGAGAAATATCACTTCTTGGTATTAACAAGGCAACAGCTATTGAAAAGGTATTAACACGTTTAAATATTACGAAAGAAAATGCCTTTGCATATGGCGACAGCTTTAACGATATTGAGATGTTACAATTTGTTCAGCATGGGATAGCAATGGGAAACGCACATGAAATAGTAAAAAGTGTGGCAGATGATATTACAGAAACGGTAGATGAAAACGGTATTTATAATAGCTTTGAGAAATATGGGTTATTAGGATAA
- a CDS encoding LysR family transcriptional regulator encodes MELRHLVTFKTIVEKNGFNKAAEHLGYAQSSITTHIKELEKVLESPLFDRLGKKVILTQFGQQFLPYATQIIELYNQALSIDKEPQGELTIGISESLTICRIPVILLEFKQKYPKVSLHVKSLENYDVAKSLQSGDIDLALVLEKENWKQEELYIEELVREKMMFISPISKSNNGINTALYSDLKCSYKSVFDEYILLNKLVIKDSLEFQSIEAIKHCVKTGLGVSLVPFFSVKEELKSSIFTGEEVSEGQSSLATYLTYHRDKWLSPSITSMIRLVQKHALTWE; translated from the coding sequence TTGGAACTACGACATTTAGTTACATTTAAAACGATTGTTGAAAAGAACGGCTTTAATAAGGCGGCTGAACACTTGGGTTATGCTCAATCCTCGATTACTACCCATATTAAAGAACTAGAAAAAGTATTAGAAAGTCCACTTTTTGACCGATTGGGAAAAAAAGTAATCTTAACACAATTTGGTCAACAGTTTCTTCCTTATGCCACTCAAATAATTGAACTTTATAATCAGGCACTAAGTATTGACAAAGAACCTCAAGGAGAATTAACAATTGGCATATCTGAATCATTAACAATTTGCCGAATTCCTGTCATTCTGCTTGAATTCAAGCAGAAATACCCAAAGGTAAGCCTTCACGTTAAATCATTAGAAAACTATGATGTGGCAAAAAGCCTTCAAAGTGGTGACATTGATTTAGCGTTAGTTTTAGAAAAGGAGAATTGGAAACAGGAGGAATTGTATATAGAAGAATTAGTACGGGAGAAAATGATGTTTATCAGTCCTATTAGTAAAAGTAATAATGGAATAAATACAGCATTATATTCCGATTTAAAATGCAGTTATAAATCTGTATTTGACGAGTACATTTTATTAAATAAACTAGTCATAAAGGACAGTTTAGAATTCCAAAGTATCGAAGCTATCAAACACTGTGTAAAAACTGGGTTAGGCGTATCGCTTGTTCCATTTTTTTCTGTAAAGGAAGAACTAAAAAGCAGCATATTTACAGGCGAGGAGGTTTCAGAAGGTCAAAGCTCTTTAGCGACTTATTTAACCTATCACAGAGATAAATGGTTGTCCCCATCGATAACAAGCATGATTCGTCTTGTACAGAAGCATGCATTAACGTGGGAATAA